A single region of the Synergistaceae bacterium genome encodes:
- a CDS encoding cysteine synthase family protein, giving the protein MAVMKSVLEAIGNTPLVDLERLTKHWKLEGRILAKLDHLNPSGSKKDRIALGMIREAERKGLLKPGQTVIEETSGNTGNGLALVCSLLGYPFIAVMSKGNSIERVRISRAFGAKVVLVDQAPGSKPGAVSLPDMERVMAETERLTKELGAFCVGQFHNADNALAQETTGDEMWEQSEGKIDAIADFIGTGGGFTGIATAMRRHNPAVRCYVVEPANVPYYSGEKPKPGAGHRIQGGGYGREVPFLDRSLVTGCVGVTDDEAMEGARLLSSIEGIFCGFSAGAHAAAARKLLEGQEKGKTVAIVICDSGLKYLSTDLYP; this is encoded by the coding sequence ATGGCAGTGATGAAAAGTGTATTGGAGGCTATTGGCAACACCCCTCTGGTGGACCTCGAACGGCTGACAAAGCATTGGAAGCTGGAAGGGCGCATTCTCGCGAAGCTGGATCACCTGAACCCGTCGGGCAGCAAAAAAGATCGAATCGCCCTTGGAATGATTCGGGAGGCCGAGCGGAAGGGTCTTCTGAAACCCGGACAAACCGTTATTGAGGAGACCAGCGGCAACACGGGCAACGGGCTGGCGCTGGTCTGCTCACTTCTGGGATACCCTTTTATCGCGGTCATGTCGAAAGGCAATTCGATCGAACGGGTGCGCATTTCCCGGGCCTTCGGGGCAAAGGTCGTCCTTGTGGACCAGGCGCCGGGCTCCAAACCGGGAGCTGTCAGCCTGCCCGACATGGAGCGGGTCATGGCGGAGACGGAGCGCCTCACCAAAGAGCTGGGAGCCTTCTGCGTGGGACAGTTCCACAACGCCGACAACGCCCTTGCTCAGGAGACCACCGGCGACGAAATGTGGGAGCAGTCGGAGGGTAAAATCGACGCCATCGCCGACTTTATCGGGACAGGGGGCGGTTTTACCGGAATCGCCACCGCCATGCGGAGACACAACCCCGCCGTCCGCTGCTACGTCGTGGAACCCGCCAACGTTCCTTACTACAGCGGCGAAAAGCCGAAGCCCGGGGCGGGACATCGCATTCAGGGCGGCGGATACGGTCGGGAAGTTCCTTTCCTGGATCGGTCGCTGGTTACCGGATGCGTCGGCGTCACCGACGACGAGGCGATGGAGGGCGCGCGCCTTCTGTCGAGCATCGAGGGAATTTTCTGCGGATTTTCCGCGGGAGCCCACGCGGCGGCGGCGAGAAAGCTGCTGGAGGGTCAGGAGAAGGGAAAAACCGTGGCCATCGTCATCTGCGACAGCGGCCTGAAGTACCTGAGCACCGACCTTTATCCCTAG
- a CDS encoding DUF3798 domain-containing protein: MGKKSILRFWGTVGIFLFVLLSGAAALAADAPFHIGIVTGTVSQSEDDLRGAEEMIRLYGDADKGGMIRHITYPDNFMAEMETTISQITGLADDPLMRVIVVNQGIPGTAEAFRRVKEKRSDILCLAGQSHEDPNVIGPVADMTVNADFIARGYILALIAKEMGADTFVHISFPRHMSYETLGRRRAIIEEACKDLGIKFIFETAPDPTSDVGVAGAQQFILEKVPAWIDQYGKKTAFFCTNDAHTEPLMRQIAQYGGYFVEASLPSPVMGYPGAFGIDLKGYAGDWPAILKKVEETVVAAGAGGRMGTWAYSIGFSHSAGLAEFGKMVVEGKAKITDTKKLLEAYGKFSPGAKWNGSSYVDAATERTMKNFFMVYQDTYVLGKGYLHVAEATVPEKFYSIRKSSN, from the coding sequence ATGGGGAAGAAAAGTATTTTACGCTTTTGGGGGACGGTTGGAATTTTTCTGTTTGTCCTGCTGTCGGGCGCGGCGGCTCTGGCGGCGGACGCTCCATTTCACATCGGCATCGTGACGGGGACGGTTTCTCAGAGCGAAGACGATCTTCGCGGCGCGGAGGAAATGATCCGGCTTTACGGAGACGCGGATAAGGGGGGAATGATTCGTCACATCACCTATCCCGACAACTTCATGGCGGAGATGGAGACGACGATTTCTCAGATCACCGGACTGGCGGACGATCCGCTCATGCGGGTGATCGTCGTGAATCAGGGCATCCCCGGCACGGCGGAGGCGTTCCGCAGGGTGAAGGAAAAGCGGTCCGACATTCTCTGTCTGGCGGGCCAGTCCCACGAGGACCCGAACGTTATCGGGCCGGTGGCGGATATGACGGTCAACGCCGACTTCATCGCCCGGGGCTACATTCTTGCCCTGATCGCGAAGGAAATGGGCGCGGACACCTTCGTCCACATCTCCTTCCCCCGCCACATGAGTTATGAGACTCTGGGCCGCCGCCGGGCCATCATTGAGGAAGCCTGCAAGGATCTGGGGATTAAATTTATTTTCGAGACGGCTCCCGACCCCACCAGCGACGTGGGAGTGGCTGGAGCCCAGCAGTTCATCCTCGAAAAAGTTCCGGCCTGGATCGATCAGTACGGCAAAAAGACGGCGTTTTTCTGCACGAACGACGCCCACACGGAACCTCTGATGCGTCAAATCGCCCAGTACGGCGGCTATTTCGTGGAGGCCAGCCTGCCTTCTCCGGTTATGGGCTATCCGGGCGCTTTCGGCATCGACCTCAAGGGCTACGCCGGAGACTGGCCCGCGATTCTGAAAAAGGTGGAGGAAACGGTGGTTGCGGCGGGAGCCGGCGGACGCATGGGGACCTGGGCCTACTCCATCGGATTCTCTCACTCCGCGGGGCTTGCGGAGTTCGGCAAAATGGTGGTGGAGGGAAAGGCCAAAATCACCGACACGAAAAAACTGCTGGAGGCCTACGGGAAATTCTCTCCCGGCGCGAAGTGGAACGGCAGCAGCTACGTGGACGCCGCCACGGAGAGAACCATGAAGAACTTCTTTATGGTCTATCAGGATACCTACGTCCTCGGCAAGGGCTATCTGCACGTGGCCGAGGCCACCGTTCCGGAAAAGTTCTATAGTATCCGGAAAAGCAGCAACTGA
- a CDS encoding 3-deoxy-D-manno-octulosonic acid transferase — translation MDKRFSANSAPARWTDSGTREALDAWSYRLALGLYQTAVDVFFAAGGLRRLKKKYKTGVEERMGIFDSGVPRNALWVHSVSVGEVQSALSLIEAARQSCSRPCVLSTVTRTGRVMAEKLTSHAVERFIYSPWDARRFVRRALDRLCPAAYVAMETERWPTMLSELHRRGIPAFLVNGRLSDESAAPLLKTRGFWRGVLSCFNRLLVRFDSDRENFLRLGVPEEKIVVTGDCKIDAMIRRRENLDLSKWAFLRGEASAPVLLAGSTHPGEEEAVLKAFQILRRKFPRARLVIAPRHPERGQSVAQLASAFGEARLLSGHSEFRDILVVDKIGVLFEMYGVVDAAFVGGSLVPKGGQNLMEPALFGLRPVHGPDMRDFRDADRMDAMGAARQIRDADGLAEAWLSSLEEGSRQKAKEACAAWLETVGGASERSWAVIEEEIRARLNSS, via the coding sequence GTGGATAAACGATTTTCCGCAAATTCGGCTCCGGCCCGGTGGACGGACTCCGGAACCCGGGAGGCCCTGGACGCCTGGAGTTACCGGTTGGCCTTGGGGCTCTACCAGACGGCGGTGGACGTCTTTTTCGCGGCGGGAGGTCTGCGCCGTCTGAAAAAAAAGTACAAAACGGGCGTCGAGGAGCGCATGGGGATTTTCGACTCCGGCGTTCCCCGAAACGCGCTGTGGGTGCATTCCGTCTCCGTGGGGGAGGTGCAGTCGGCCCTTTCGCTGATCGAGGCGGCCCGTCAAAGCTGCTCCCGACCCTGCGTTCTCTCCACCGTGACCCGAACGGGGCGCGTCATGGCGGAAAAACTGACGTCTCACGCGGTGGAGCGCTTCATCTACAGCCCCTGGGACGCCCGGCGCTTCGTCCGCCGCGCTTTGGACCGGCTCTGCCCGGCGGCCTATGTGGCCATGGAAACGGAACGGTGGCCCACCATGCTCTCCGAGCTTCACCGGCGCGGCATTCCGGCTTTTCTCGTCAACGGACGGCTTTCCGACGAAAGCGCGGCCCCTCTCTTGAAAACACGGGGTTTCTGGCGGGGCGTCCTCTCTTGTTTCAACCGTTTGCTGGTGCGCTTCGACTCGGATCGGGAAAATTTTCTGCGGTTGGGGGTCCCCGAGGAAAAAATTGTCGTCACGGGAGACTGCAAAATCGACGCCATGATCCGGCGCAGGGAAAATCTGGACCTTTCGAAATGGGCGTTCCTTCGGGGGGAGGCGTCCGCCCCTGTGCTCCTTGCGGGCAGCACCCATCCCGGAGAGGAGGAGGCGGTTTTGAAGGCCTTTCAGATTCTGCGGCGAAAATTTCCCCGGGCCCGGCTGGTCATCGCGCCCCGCCATCCCGAGAGAGGGCAGTCCGTGGCGCAGCTCGCCTCCGCTTTTGGAGAGGCTCGTCTGCTTTCCGGGCATTCGGAGTTTCGCGATATTCTTGTGGTGGACAAAATAGGGGTGCTGTTCGAGATGTACGGGGTGGTGGACGCGGCTTTCGTGGGGGGCAGCCTCGTCCCCAAAGGCGGGCAGAACCTCATGGAACCGGCGCTGTTCGGCCTTCGGCCCGTCCACGGTCCGGACATGAGGGATTTTCGCGATGCCGACCGGATGGACGCCATGGGGGCGGCCCGGCAGATTCGCGACGCCGACGGGTTGGCGGAGGCCTGGCTGTCCTCTCTGGAAGAAGGCTCCCGGCAAAAGGCAAAAGAAGCCTGCGCCGCCTGGCTGGAGACCGTAGGAGGCGCCTCCGAACGAAGCTGGGCCGTTATCGAAGAAGAAATTCGCGCCCGCCTGAACTCTTCTTAA
- a CDS encoding J domain-containing protein, producing MAECHVLLGVHPAAAGDEIEEAYRNKKREYDPGRFEEGTPERENAVAMQKKLDQAYNDAIMATFAPIRAFSAPPASSAPAAPARPAASGPVPPSPPRPAAPRPFGAHDGGGSFTAAPVRSSWTPPPKAGPELEGLVEEVPVAFSDEDLLKMDISQLREAYMPSSGSSSSYFTLGIEDPLLRSYVWMFISFTLFDFLMRILMGNAWGGVSGLVNNFSGVMNAMGGSMPAGMAATAPPPPPPSAIWSLITSIVSMLYLFACSLVVPVAVRFFVVGEPMGSDKRMIRILMDIASIAAARLIMVPAGLLFLLLPAEWAGSSWNLIFVTPLLCEVTLKYGG from the coding sequence ATGGCAGAATGTCATGTTCTGTTGGGAGTTCATCCGGCAGCCGCCGGAGATGAAATAGAGGAAGCCTACAGGAACAAAAAACGTGAATACGACCCCGGGCGGTTCGAAGAGGGAACTCCGGAGCGGGAAAATGCCGTTGCCATGCAGAAAAAACTGGATCAGGCCTACAACGACGCCATCATGGCCACCTTTGCCCCCATCCGCGCCTTTTCAGCTCCTCCGGCTTCTTCCGCTCCCGCGGCGCCGGCGCGGCCTGCGGCCTCCGGACCCGTTCCCCCGTCTCCGCCCCGTCCCGCCGCTCCCCGGCCTTTCGGCGCCCACGACGGCGGAGGGTCGTTCACCGCGGCTCCCGTAAGGTCCTCCTGGACCCCGCCTCCGAAAGCCGGCCCCGAACTGGAGGGCCTCGTGGAGGAGGTTCCCGTGGCCTTTTCCGACGAAGACCTGCTGAAAATGGACATCAGCCAGCTCCGAGAGGCCTACATGCCTTCTTCCGGCTCCTCCTCTTCCTATTTTACGCTGGGGATCGAGGACCCGCTGCTGCGCTCCTACGTCTGGATGTTCATTTCCTTTACGCTTTTCGATTTTCTTATGCGGATCCTGATGGGGAACGCCTGGGGCGGCGTCTCCGGACTCGTGAACAATTTTTCGGGGGTGATGAACGCAATGGGAGGGAGTATGCCCGCCGGCATGGCCGCCACGGCTCCACCTCCCCCGCCTCCTTCCGCGATCTGGTCCCTGATCACCTCCATCGTTTCGATGCTCTACCTCTTTGCCTGTTCCCTCGTGGTTCCGGTGGCGGTCCGCTTTTTCGTCGTGGGAGAGCCCATGGGCAGCGACAAAAGGATGATCCGCATTCTCATGGACATCGCCTCCATCGCCGCGGCGCGGCTCATTATGGTTCCGGCCGGTCTGCTTTTCCTGCTCCTGCCCGCGGAGTGGGCCGGTTCGTCGTGGAATCTCATTTTTGTCACCCCTCTGCTCTGTGAGGTCACGCTCAAATACGGTGGATAA
- a CDS encoding redoxin domain-containing protein — translation MAKLNPGDRFPDFTFQTAKGETLKVSEVLRRKQKTVFWVLRYIGCTTCRYDIQVISEKYPEFLSRNAQVLVVLQSPRETVLEEMAKAEAAGHGFAPGLDIICDPDFAIYSRFSIEAAPDKERLLPSSPDEVAKLNAKREKVKAAGIVHGKYEGEELQLPALFIVGQDGVVVEARYAKNLIDMPTPDELLARL, via the coding sequence ATGGCAAAACTGAACCCCGGCGACAGGTTTCCGGATTTCACGTTTCAGACGGCAAAGGGCGAAACCCTGAAGGTCTCGGAGGTCCTTCGGCGTAAACAAAAGACGGTATTCTGGGTGCTGCGTTATATCGGCTGCACCACCTGCCGCTACGACATTCAGGTGATTTCGGAAAAATACCCCGAATTTTTGAGCCGGAACGCCCAAGTCCTCGTGGTTCTCCAGAGCCCGCGGGAAACGGTTCTGGAAGAGATGGCCAAAGCGGAGGCGGCGGGACACGGCTTTGCCCCGGGCCTCGACATCATCTGCGACCCCGATTTCGCCATCTACAGCCGTTTTTCCATCGAGGCGGCTCCCGACAAGGAAAGACTCCTCCCCTCCAGCCCCGACGAGGTTGCGAAGCTGAACGCCAAAAGGGAAAAGGTGAAAGCCGCCGGAATCGTCCACGGCAAATACGAAGGCGAGGAGCTGCAGCTTCCGGCGCTGTTCATCGTCGGACAGGACGGCGTCGTCGTCGAGGCCCGCTACGCGAAAAACCTCATCGACATGCCCACTCCCGACGAGCTGCTGGCGCGTTTATAA
- a CDS encoding alcohol dehydrogenase catalytic domain-containing protein yields the protein MKKVVLEETGKIFIGQEPEPKRKPGEALIKLRALGICGSDVNSYKGINRLIKLPLIPGHEAAGEVVETDGAPGTPAVGERVILDPYLYCGECISCKKGRTNCCAKLKVLGVQTDGAMREYVTHPTRLLHRIPDNLPWEHIPLAEPLTISLHVLHRAQVGRGDNVVIYGAGTIGVLAALGAKIYGARPILLDVLDKRLEKARQLGISDVVNSGGEDPLQAVAKLTDGVMADVVIEASGAGPAVSQVVHMAAYTGRVVLVGWPKSAVELDTSLITHRELTVYGSRNSAGEFPEAIDLISSGRVDAKSIVTEVIPFDRLPEAIHSLSVDPSDRLKIVAML from the coding sequence ATGAAAAAAGTCGTGCTGGAAGAAACGGGCAAAATTTTCATCGGACAGGAGCCCGAACCCAAACGGAAACCCGGCGAGGCGCTGATCAAACTGAGGGCGCTGGGGATATGCGGGTCCGACGTCAATTCGTACAAAGGGATCAACAGGCTCATCAAGCTGCCCCTGATTCCAGGGCACGAGGCGGCGGGGGAGGTTGTGGAGACGGACGGCGCTCCGGGCACTCCCGCCGTGGGGGAGCGGGTCATTCTCGACCCCTATCTTTACTGCGGAGAGTGCATTTCCTGCAAAAAGGGCCGAACCAACTGCTGCGCGAAGCTGAAGGTTCTGGGCGTTCAGACGGACGGGGCCATGCGGGAGTACGTGACGCACCCGACGCGCCTTCTGCACCGGATTCCCGACAATCTCCCCTGGGAGCACATCCCCCTGGCCGAGCCTCTCACCATCTCCCTGCACGTGCTGCATCGGGCTCAGGTGGGTCGGGGCGACAACGTGGTCATCTACGGCGCGGGGACCATCGGCGTGCTGGCCGCGCTGGGGGCGAAAATCTACGGTGCGCGCCCCATTCTGCTGGACGTGCTGGATAAGCGGCTGGAGAAGGCCCGTCAGCTGGGAATCTCCGATGTGGTGAACAGCGGCGGCGAGGACCCGCTTCAGGCGGTCGCGAAGCTGACGGACGGCGTTATGGCGGACGTGGTGATCGAGGCCTCCGGCGCGGGACCGGCCGTCAGTCAGGTGGTGCACATGGCGGCCTACACCGGGCGGGTGGTCCTGGTGGGCTGGCCAAAAAGCGCCGTCGAGCTGGACACGAGCCTCATCACCCACCGTGAGCTGACGGTGTACGGATCGAGAAACAGCGCGGGGGAGTTCCCGGAGGCGATAGATTTGATCTCGTCGGGCAGGGTGGACGCAAAATCCATCGTCACGGAGGTCATCCCCTTCGACAGGCTGCCGGAGGCCATTCACAGCCTCAGCGTGGACCCCTCGGACAGGCTGAAAATCGTCGCGATGCTGTAA
- a CDS encoding 3-hydroxyacyl-CoA dehydrogenase family protein, which yields MLFNDIKLVAVAGSGQMGADTATLCIGNGFRTLMLTHSEEGRVRGLNSVRNNFAELKGQGLLNDRQIETALSRLRVEVGMDKGADAEFIFEAVVERPEVKIDVYRQLEAVCRPDAIFASITSGISPDILAEGIARKDRLIVTHSWNPAHLIPLVEVVRSRHTSDETTQTAVDLLKAMKREVVVLKKNIPGFIGNRLMHAMFREALYLVENGYCDPEDVDRTVYYSFGQRYSSVGLLEYFDSVGLDLDYNVESYLFETLCDAKAPQKYLVERYQRGDLGPKTGRGVFDWTKKDLGDFRTRKNRPFFKMFNWNIDVE from the coding sequence ATGCTGTTCAACGACATAAAACTCGTTGCGGTGGCCGGAAGCGGGCAGATGGGGGCGGACACGGCCACTCTTTGTATCGGAAACGGATTTCGGACCCTCATGCTGACCCACAGCGAAGAGGGGCGCGTCAGGGGTCTGAACAGCGTCAGGAACAATTTTGCGGAGCTCAAAGGGCAGGGGCTGCTGAACGACCGGCAGATCGAAACCGCGCTGTCGCGCCTGAGAGTGGAGGTCGGCATGGACAAAGGCGCCGACGCCGAGTTCATCTTCGAGGCGGTTGTGGAGCGTCCCGAGGTCAAAATCGACGTCTACCGGCAGCTGGAGGCCGTCTGCCGGCCCGACGCCATATTCGCCTCCATAACTTCCGGCATTTCCCCCGACATTCTGGCGGAGGGGATCGCCCGCAAAGACCGCCTTATCGTGACCCACTCCTGGAACCCCGCCCATCTGATTCCTCTGGTGGAGGTCGTCCGCAGCCGCCACACCAGCGACGAGACCACCCAAACCGCCGTGGACCTCCTGAAGGCCATGAAGCGCGAGGTGGTGGTGCTGAAGAAAAACATTCCGGGCTTCATCGGCAATCGCCTCATGCACGCCATGTTTCGGGAAGCCCTGTATCTGGTGGAAAACGGCTACTGCGACCCGGAGGACGTGGATCGCACCGTCTACTACAGCTTCGGTCAGAGGTACTCCTCCGTCGGGCTTCTGGAGTACTTCGACTCGGTGGGGCTGGACCTGGATTACAACGTCGAGAGCTACCTTTTCGAGACGCTGTGCGACGCGAAAGCTCCCCAAAAATACCTGGTGGAGCGTTATCAGCGGGGAGACCTGGGCCCCAAAACCGGCAGGGGCGTTTTCGACTGGACCAAAAAGGACCTGGGGGACTTTCGTACGCGTAAAAATCGGCCCTTTTTCAAAATGTTCAACTGGAATATCGATGTGGAATAA
- a CDS encoding sugar phosphate isomerase/epimerase, translated as MKISCLPVSLFGEICGGKMDIPEWAREAKRLGFDGFDISVMFLKNRTPAYLVALKKELAEIGLPPVMMTDYPDFTHPNPLQRERELAYLTSDVALCSELGVKYLRILAGQAHPGMGIEEGVDLVADYFHKIDPWGKKFGVELVYEDHAKPGAWDYIDFSYPPDIFLQIFRRIQDTGIRVNFDTGNIVAWGMDPMEILPEIVDKISTIHVTDMAEKGRFSPVGIGDGVVPNREIFSFLKKHGFNGWLCIEEASGRGLEGVRLAHDFVRSAWDAA; from the coding sequence TTGAAGATCAGTTGTTTGCCGGTCTCGCTTTTCGGTGAAATATGCGGCGGGAAAATGGACATTCCGGAGTGGGCCCGGGAGGCGAAGCGCCTGGGGTTCGACGGATTCGACATCAGCGTCATGTTCCTCAAAAACCGCACCCCCGCGTATCTCGTGGCGCTGAAAAAGGAGCTGGCGGAGATCGGGCTGCCTCCCGTCATGATGACGGACTACCCCGACTTCACCCATCCCAACCCCCTGCAGCGCGAACGGGAACTGGCGTACCTGACGTCGGACGTCGCCCTCTGCTCGGAGCTGGGCGTCAAATACCTGAGAATTTTGGCCGGTCAGGCTCACCCCGGCATGGGAATCGAGGAGGGCGTCGACCTGGTGGCGGACTATTTCCACAAAATCGACCCCTGGGGCAAAAAATTCGGCGTGGAGCTCGTGTACGAGGATCACGCAAAACCGGGAGCCTGGGACTATATCGACTTCAGCTACCCTCCCGACATTTTCCTGCAAATTTTCCGGCGCATTCAGGACACCGGCATACGGGTCAACTTCGACACGGGGAACATCGTGGCCTGGGGCATGGACCCGATGGAAATCCTGCCCGAAATCGTGGATAAAATCTCGACGATTCACGTCACCGACATGGCGGAGAAGGGCCGTTTCAGCCCCGTGGGCATCGGCGACGGCGTGGTGCCGAACCGTGAAATCTTCTCCTTTTTGAAGAAACACGGCTTCAACGGCTGGCTGTGCATCGAGGAGGCCAGCGGACGGGGACTGGAAGGGGTTCGCCTGGCTCACGACTTCGTCCGCAGTGCCTGGGACGCCGCCTGA
- a CDS encoding galactitol-1-phosphate 5-dehydrogenase has translation MKALVLTEYYKLEYKEVPTPRPGPGEVLLRVKACAICGSDVHGYDGQSGRRIPPVVMGHEASGVIEETGPEVKAWRKGDRVTFDSTVYCGSCHYCRKGQINLCENRMVLGVSCGDYRRDGAMAEYVVLPERILYRLPDGVSFEQAAMVEPLSIAVHATAVSPLKLGDRAVVLGAGTIGLMLTQTLATAGASQIIVCDLDPGKLELARKLGATHTLTSDSGTAGAIQDITGAQGADIAFEAVGIPATFSLAVNCVHRGGAVVMVGNVTKEVSLPLQKCVTEQIGLYGTCSSSGEYDICLGLIGGGRLRVDELISKTAPLEEGGKWFDRLHAAEPGLIKVVLQPD, from the coding sequence ATGAAAGCTCTGGTTCTGACGGAATACTACAAACTCGAATACAAAGAAGTTCCAACGCCGCGCCCCGGTCCGGGAGAGGTGCTGCTGCGGGTCAAAGCCTGCGCCATCTGCGGCAGTGACGTGCACGGGTACGACGGGCAGAGCGGCCGGCGCATTCCTCCGGTCGTCATGGGGCACGAAGCCTCCGGCGTCATTGAGGAGACGGGGCCGGAGGTGAAGGCATGGCGCAAAGGCGACCGCGTCACCTTCGACTCCACAGTCTACTGCGGCTCCTGCCATTACTGCAGAAAAGGACAGATCAACCTCTGCGAAAATCGCATGGTGCTGGGGGTCTCCTGCGGAGACTACCGCAGAGACGGGGCGATGGCGGAGTACGTGGTTCTGCCGGAGCGCATCCTGTATCGCCTGCCGGACGGGGTGAGCTTCGAACAGGCCGCCATGGTGGAGCCCCTGTCCATTGCGGTTCACGCCACCGCCGTCTCTCCGCTGAAGCTGGGGGACAGGGCGGTGGTGCTGGGCGCGGGGACCATCGGCCTGATGCTGACGCAAACTCTGGCGACGGCGGGAGCTTCGCAGATCATCGTCTGCGATCTCGACCCCGGGAAGCTGGAGCTGGCCCGAAAGCTGGGGGCGACCCACACTCTCACCAGCGACTCCGGCACGGCGGGGGCCATTCAGGACATCACCGGCGCGCAGGGGGCCGACATCGCCTTCGAGGCCGTGGGCATTCCCGCCACATTCTCTCTGGCGGTGAACTGCGTCCATCGGGGAGGCGCGGTGGTCATGGTGGGCAACGTCACCAAAGAGGTGTCCCTGCCGCTGCAAAAGTGCGTTACGGAACAGATCGGCCTTTACGGGACCTGCTCCTCCTCCGGGGAGTACGACATCTGTCTCGGCCTGATCGGCGGCGGTCGTCTGCGGGTGGACGAACTGATCAGCAAAACCGCTCCCCTGGAAGAAGGCGGAAAATGGTTCGACCGGCTTCACGCGGCGGAGCCGGGGCTGATCAAGGTCGTACTGCAGCCCGATTGA
- a CDS encoding ferredoxin has product MKISIDQQRCIGCGVCSQVCPEIFRLDEAAGLAVLLSSEKDAPGLAEAESSCPVSCIRVEEKV; this is encoded by the coding sequence ATGAAAATTTCTATAGACCAGCAGCGGTGCATCGGGTGCGGTGTTTGCAGTCAGGTTTGTCCGGAAATTTTCCGTCTGGACGAAGCGGCGGGGCTGGCGGTGCTTCTGTCGTCCGAAAAAGACGCCCCCGGTCTTGCGGAAGCGGAAAGCAGCTGTCCGGTGAGTTGTATTCGCGTAGAAGAAAAGGTATAA
- a CDS encoding type II toxin-antitoxin system YafQ family toxin, with protein MRTVKLAKKFKHEYDLMQKRGKDIGKLDIVIFSLAMEGCLPPGLKDHPLRGRFIGFRSCHIETDWILIYAIDDESVYLSRTGSHADIYSL; from the coding sequence ATGAGAACCGTTAAACTGGCGAAAAAATTTAAACATGAATACGATTTGATGCAAAAGCGGGGGAAAGACATAGGCAAATTGGATATTGTGATTTTTTCTCTCGCGATGGAGGGTTGTTTGCCGCCCGGTTTAAAAGATCATCCTCTCAGGGGAAGATTCATCGGATTCCGCAGTTGTCACATAGAAACGGATTGGATATTAATCTACGCTATTGACGACGAGTCTGTGTATCTTTCACGGACGGGCTCACACGCGGATATTTACAGTTTATAG
- a CDS encoding type II toxin-antitoxin system HicB family antitoxin produces MDISEYMKLPYSVIIRHMNDESGEYYFATVKELDGCMSHGATAEEAASRIREAMELWIEMRLEAGFSVPVPADEKKFSGKFVLRLPKTLHAKLALEAEREGVSLNQYALYKLSS; encoded by the coding sequence ATGGATATATCGGAGTATATGAAACTGCCCTATAGCGTGATTATCAGGCACATGAACGACGAAAGCGGCGAATATTATTTCGCCACAGTCAAAGAATTGGACGGATGCATGAGTCACGGAGCCACTGCGGAGGAAGCTGCCTCCAGAATTCGCGAAGCGATGGAACTCTGGATTGAAATGAGGCTGGAAGCCGGTTTTTCTGTTCCTGTCCCCGCCGATGAAAAGAAATTCAGCGGTAAATTTGTCCTGAGACTTCCTAAAACGCTTCACGCGAAACTTGCCCTCGAAGCGGAACGGGAAGGAGTTTCGCTGAATCAGTATGCGCTCTATAAACTGAGCAGTTAA
- a CDS encoding type II toxin-antitoxin system HicA family toxin produces the protein MPDIKKIIQKMKTQPNGIRFSEAEKVLEKNGYVFKRQKGSHRGYANAAGNFITLVYGSPVPKAYIEDILTLIGEK, from the coding sequence ATGCCAGATATTAAAAAGATTATCCAAAAAATGAAAACTCAGCCTAACGGCATTCGCTTCAGCGAAGCTGAAAAAGTTCTTGAAAAGAATGGTTATGTCTTTAAACGTCAGAAAGGTTCACATCGGGGTTATGCCAACGCTGCGGGCAATTTTATCACGTTGGTATATGGATCCCCCGTTCCAAAAGCGTATATTGAAGATATTTTGACGCTGATTGGCGAAAAATAG
- a CDS encoding DUF1778 domain-containing protein, whose translation MPKAAKTALNVKQQTGTAGTRVFFQGRVPLEVKRRWQTAASLRGQSLTDFLIVAANNAADNVFETEEHISLSLRGQQELVEMLSRPPRPNERLHKAVQEELAAMRKY comes from the coding sequence ATGCCGAAAGCGGCGAAAACAGCTTTGAATGTGAAACAACAGACGGGTACAGCCGGAACCAGGGTTTTTTTCCAGGGGCGCGTCCCCCTTGAGGTCAAACGTCGCTGGCAGACGGCCGCCAGTCTGCGCGGACAGTCCCTGACGGATTTTTTAATCGTGGCCGCCAATAACGCCGCTGACAATGTGTTCGAGACCGAAGAACATATCTCTCTTTCTTTGCGCGGACAGCAGGAACTCGTCGAAATGCTGTCGCGCCCGCCACGCCCAAACGAACGGCTTCACAAGGCCGTTCAGGAAGAATTGGCCGCCATGCGAAAGTATTGA